A window of Peromyscus eremicus chromosome 7, PerEre_H2_v1, whole genome shotgun sequence contains these coding sequences:
- the Tmed3 gene encoding transmembrane emp24 domain-containing protein 3: MGSEAPRASSFQMLLLLFLLLLRAEGLRGAELTFELPDNAKQCFHEEVEQGVKFSLDYQVITGGHYDVDCYVEDPMGNIIYRETKKQYDSFTYRTEVKGVYQFCFSNEFSTFSHKTVYFDFQVGDEPPILPDMGNRVTALTQMESACVTIHEALKTVIDSQTHYRLREAQDRARAEDLNSRVSYWSVGETIALFVVSFSQVLLLKSFFTEKRPINRAVHS, translated from the exons ATGGGCAGCGAGGCCCCTCGCGCTTCATCCTtccagatgctgctgctgctgtttctgctcctGCTCCGGGCCGAGGGACTGCGGGGCGCTGAGCTCACCTTCGAGCTGCCGGACAACGCCAAGCAGTGTTTCCACGAAGAGGTGGAGCAGGGCGTGAAGTTCTCTCTGGATTACCAG GTTATCACTGGAGGCCACTATGATGTGGACTGCTATGTGGAGGACCCCATGGGGAACATCATCTACAGGGAGACCAAGAAGCAGTATGACAGCTTCACGTACAGGACGGAGGTCAAGGGCGTTTATCAGTTCTGCTTCAGTAATGAGTTTTCCACCTTCTCTCACAAGACCGTCTACTTTGACTTTCAAGTGGGTGATGAGCCCCCCATTCTCCCAGACATGGGGAATAGGGTCACAGCTCTCACCCAG ATGGAATCTGCCTGTGTAACTATTCATGAGGCTCTGAAGACTGTGATCGACTCCCAGACACATTATCGTCTGCGAGAGGCCCAGGACCGAGCCAGAGCTGAAGACCTTAATAGTCGAGTGTCTTACTGGTCTGTTGGAGAGACTATTGCCCTGTTTGTGGTCAGCTTCAGCCAGGTGCTACTGCTGAAAAGCTTCTTCACAGAAAAACGACCCATTAACAGAGCGGTCCACTCCTAG
- the Ankrd34c gene encoding ankyrin repeat domain-containing protein 34C, which yields MMDDDTELRTDGNSLLKAVWLGRLRLTRLLLEGGAYINESNDKGETALMVACITKHVDQQSISKSKMVKYLLDNRADPNIQDKSGKTALIHACIRRAGGEVVSLLLENGADPSLEDRTGASALVYAINADDKDALKHLLDACKAKGKEVIIITTDKSSSGTKTTKQYLNVPPSPKVEDRQSPPLCASPSDIELKAPGLGSSPSEKDDDFFILQTGHQNGCSSSKILNEPGSPTRKVPSLKRARLPQLKRLQSEPWGLIAPSVLAASARQDETHGTSTDNEVIRSINDMPFPRRGSLSRTNSIDSKDSSLFPTVQEQVLKIPASAPATWKAAYEKAQAPHPRLARRGTLPVDQEKSGMCPPGPSALKDSASLKLLENDLYDLDVQPGADPPNSMSLESGKGHLDRKKLNSSHLSLFHGSRECLDTVPSTSPSSVRRRPPHLLERRGSGTLLLDRIAHTRPGFLPPLNVNSNPPIPDIRASSKPPSPLAGGLKSVVPVAPNSPKRVDLRSKKKLLRRHSMQIEQMKQLSDFEEIMT from the coding sequence ATGATGGATGATGACACTGAGTTGAGGACTGATGGAAACTCCCTCTTAAAGGCTGTATGGTTAGGGAGGCTCCGGCTGACCAGACTCCTCTTGGAAGGGGGAGCTTATATCAATGAGAGCAATGACAAAGGTGAAACAGCTCTCATGGTGGCATGCATCACCAAGCATGTGGACCAGCAAAGCATTAGCAAGTCTAAGATGGTGAAGTATCTGTTGGACAATAGGGCAGACCCCAATATCCAGGATAAGTCTGGCAAGACTGCGCTCATCCATGCTTGCATCAGAAGAGCTGGGGGAGAAGTGGTGTCCTTACTGCTGGAGAATGGAGCAGACCCCAGTCTTGAGGATCGCACTGGGGCTTCAGCCCTGGTTTATGCAATAAATGCGGATGACAAGGATGCACTGAAGCATCTCCTTGATGCCTGCAAAGCAAAAGGTAAGGAAGTGATTATTATAACAACAGACAAGTCATCTTCAGGCACAAAAACCACCAAGCAGTATCTCAATGTCCCTCCATCACCCAAAGTGGAAGACAGACAGTCACCACCACTGTGTGCATCTCCTTCTGACATTGAACTGAAGGCTCCTGGTCTGGGTTCTTCACCCAGTGAGAAGGATGATGATTTCTTCATCCTCCAAACAGGACACCAAAATGGCTGTAGTAGTTCTAAGATCTTGAATGAGCCTGGATCACCCACCAGGAAAGTGCCTAGCCTTAAAAGGGCCCGCTTGCCCCAACTGAAGAGGCTCCAGTCTGAACCCTGGGGCTTGATTGCTCCCTCTGTGCTGGCAGCCTCCGCACGCCAGGATGAAACCCATGGCACAAGCACAGACAATGAGGTCATCAGGAGCATCAATGACATGCCCTTCCCTAGAAGGGGGTCCCTCTCCAGAACCAACAGCATTGACAGTAAagactcctctctcttccccacagTCCAGGAACAAGTTCTGAAGATTCCAGCTTCAGCACCAGCTACCTGGAAAGCAGCTTATGAGAAAGCCCAGGCTCCCCACCCACGCCTGGCCAGGAGAGGAACACTTCCTGTTGACCAAGAGAAGAGTGGGATGTGTCCACCAGGACCATCAGCTCTGAAAGATTCAGCATCTCTCAAGCTGTTGGAAAATGACCTCTATGACTTAGACGTACAGCCAGGGGCtgacccacccaactccatgtcCCTTGAGTCAGGCAAAGGACATTTGGACAGAAAGAAGCTCAACAGCTCCCACTTGTCCCTTTTCCATGGCTCTCGGGAGTGCCTGGATACTGTACCCAGCACATCTCCCAGCTCAGTGCGCCGCAGGCCCCCTCATCTTCTAGAAAGAAGAGGTTCAGGAACTCTCTTACTAGACCGCATTGCTCACACGAGGCCTGGCTTTCTTCCTCCTTTAAATGTGAATTCAAACCCACCTATCCCAGATATCAGAGCCAGTAGCAAACCACCTTCCCCACTTGCTGGTGGCTTAAAGTCTGTGGTTCCTGTTGCTCCAAATTCACCAAAGAGAGTTGACTTGAGAAGTAAAAAGAAACTCCTTCGAAGGCATTCTATGCAGATTGAGCAGATGAAGCAGCTATCTGACTTTGAAGAAATCATGACCTAG